Below is a genomic region from Bacteroidales bacterium.
GTATTCATATGATGCAGTGTTTACCTATCCCTCCAGATTTTTGGCTGAAATTGAAAAAGACCGGTTTACATTTTGAAAATTATTTTTATTTTTGGGTTCATGATCTTTTAACCATTATTGCAACTTTATGGATCAGACACGTCAAAACATCCAGCGCCTTATAGATATACGGGATAAAGCCGTTGTTTCCGAGGATGAAAAAATCACCAAAGAAGAATTGCTTAATCTTGCGCGGGAAGCCCTCCAATTGGCCAAGGAATGTGAAATCCTCGATCAATCTAAATATGAAACACTTCAGCAACTGAGGGGATATGAGTTAAGGTCATTCTCCCGTTTTCTGGAATCTGAAATGACGATGAAATCGCTTGTGGAAAATCTTATTTTTTTTTGTGTCTCGATAATTACGATCATTTACGGTAAACTGGATATATAGATTTATGCCTGAAAAAAGAGCCTTGATAAAAACAATTGTGTTAATAGTGATTATCACCGCCCTGGGTTTTTCGGCCAAACTTGTCCCTCACGGTGAAGCTACATGGCTCTCAAATCAGCTGGCAGGGTTGTTTTATGTTACAGAACTTTCTCTTATTCTCTATCTGTTTTTTCCCGAACATTTTATAATTCTGCTCGTTATTGCTGCTTTCCTGCTAACCTCACTGGTTGAGTTCATGCAATTATGGCACCCGGCATTTCTGGAACCTATAAGATCTTCTTTCCTTGGGCACACCATTATCGGGTCAACTTTTAGCTGGCTCGACTTTCCCTGGTATGTAGGTGGTGCCGTACTGGGTTGGCTGCTCTTAAAATGGATAAAAAAGACCTGATGTTTATTTTTTGCCTTTCTTCATTCTCTTTTTGAGTTTCTTTTGCTGTTTTTGGGTTTTTTCCAGATTTTGCCTGATCTCTTCCAGCTCGTTGGTTTTTTGGAGTATTTCGTCTTGTCTGTCCTCCATGCTTTCTGCTCTTGAAATAAGATATTGCAGGGATTTTCGGCGTAATGACCGCAGGTAAAAGATAAGGAAAATGATAAGCCCTACGGCGAGGCCATGAAAGAGAAAATGGAGGATGGAGTTCTGCCGGTACTGCTCTTTGTTTGCTTTGATATTTTTCTGCAATTGTACGGCTTTCCTGTCAAGCGAGTCTCTGGTCATATCATGCTCAGCCCTTGTATTCTTTTCAAGGGAATCCAGTCCCTTCACTGATTGATTAGATAGAACCAGTAGGCTGTCCAGGGTGGGAGTATGGGATTGGTTTATTTCATCCAGCCTGGATAATAAGAGGTTGATCCTTTGCTTTACATACTGCAGATCTTCGTAAACCAGGCTGTCGGTATCGCTGGCCATTGTAAAAGTCATTACTCCTGTGAGGAGCATCAGCGTAATAATGATTTGTTTATGGCTTAGATGGAACATTTTATCTGTTTTACTGCATGAAATGATTGCAGCAATTCAAATATAAAGAATTTGCCCTGAATAAAAGCCAAAATTTTTATTAAACCGTGTAGCTCCTTTAAAAATTTCTGCCTATGATGAGGATGTCATCCACCTGTTCTTGGCTATCCATCCATTGGTCCAGTGTTTCACCAAGCATTTTTTCTTGTTCCCGGATATCGTATTGATGTATCGAGTGAATCAGGTTTTTAAGGTGCCTTGTTTTGTATTTTTTACCCCTTTTTCCCCCGAATTGCGAGGCAAAACCGTCTGACATCATGTATATGGAATCGCCCTTTTTTAATTTTATGCTGTAATTGGTAAACTCGGGATTTTCTTCTATGGAATAACCAATAGAAAAACGATTGGCTTTATATTCGTATAGTTCGTTATCCCGGATCAGCCAAAGCGGAATGAAACCTCCTGCATATTGTAGTTCTCCGCTTGCCGGATTGTAACAGGCAAGCCCGATATCCATTCCATCCTTAACAGAGTCATCATCTTTCTGATTAAGCGTGTTGGCCACCTCCTCATTCAAATGGTACAATATTTCCGAGGGTTTTTGGATTTTGTGTTCAATGAGGATCTTTTTTAATGAGATATGGCCGATAAATGACATGAAAGCCCCTGGTATACCATGGCCTGTGCAATCTACTGCAGCCATATACTGAAGGCCTTCATAGACAGTAAACCAATAAAAATCACCACTGACAATTTCTTTGGGTCTGAAAAAGACCATAACATTGTCAAAGGGGATTTGCGAGGGAAGAATGGCAAACTGAATCCTTTTGGCATATTCCATGCTGGAGGTCATGTCTTTGTTTCTCAAGGCAAGCTCTTCATTGGTTGTATGAAGCTCTTCCGTTCTTTCTCTT
It encodes:
- a CDS encoding DUF2809 domain-containing protein, yielding MIKTIVLIVIITALGFSAKLVPHGEATWLSNQLAGLFYVTELSLILYLFFPEHFIILLVIAAFLLTSLVEFMQLWHPAFLEPIRSSFLGHTIIGSTFSWLDFPWYVGGAVLGWLLLKWIKKT